From the Fimbriimonadia bacterium genome, the window CGACGTCCGCGAAGGTGCCGCGCGTTCCCAGGTCGCAACCCATAGCCAGCGACGGGCTGTACACCAGTAGCGGTGCGTACTCGCGGCTGTGGTCGGTGCTGGGGGTCGTCGGATCGTTGCCGTGGTCCGCGGTCAGGATGAGAAGGTCGGTCGGGTGCAATCGAGCCATCACATCGCCAAGCATGCCATCGAACTCGATCAGGGCGCGGGCAAATCCCTCCACATTATTTCGGTGCCCGTAGAGCATGTCGAAGTCCTCGAAGTTCGCGAAGATGAACCTAGCATCTCCGTCCAACGCCCGCAGCAGCGCCTCGAGGTGCTCGTGGTTGTTGCGCGAACGCTCGCTGCTGGAGAAGCCACGCTCCGCGAATACTTCTCCCACGACGCCGATGGCATGGCACTTGATGCCTGCCTCGGCAAGTGCGTCGATCACGTTTGGTGGAGCAGGAAGCGGGAAGTCCTTCCGATTACCTGTTCGCGTGAAGCTCGCAGCGCTCGTTCCGACGAATGGCCGAGCGATCACCCGCTGCACGTTGTGGGGCTCCACTAGCATTTCACGGGCGATTCGACAGCACTCGTATAGCCGTTCCAGCCCAAAGGCGTTCTCGTGGGCCGCGATCTGGAATACACTGTCCGCGCTCGTGTACAGAATGGGCCGTCCTGTGCGAACGTGCTCCTCTCCGAGTTGCCTGATGATCTCCGTTCCGGATGCGGCGACGTTGCCTAGCACCCGAGTGCCGATGGCCTTCTCGAATGCTGCCACGAGATCGGCCGGGAAGCCTTCCGGGTAGGTGGGAAAAGGATGCTTCGTATGAATGCCCATCATCTCCCAATGCCCGGTCACCGTGTCCTTACCCATGGATATCTCCTGCAACTTGCCGTAGCACCCGATGGGGTTGACTTCTTTGTGCGGTGAGTAGAGTTGCGTGATGTGGCCCAATCCCAGCGACTGCAGATAGGGCAGCTTCAGACCACCGACCATGCGAGCGGTGTTGGCGATCGTGTCGGGCCGGTTCACCCCGAAATCGCCGAACTGCGCGTAGTCGGGAGCCGCTCCCACGCCGCAGCCGTCCATCACCACCAAGATCACGCGCTGGATAGGCATTACAACTAGATTACCGCTTTGTGCGTCTTCACCTGCAGCACTTTGGGCAGTGCGCGGAGACTCTTCGCGACATTGGGCACAAGCTCCCCGTCGAGTTGGCAGTCGGGCTCGGGACCTTCGAATCGAAGTTGGAATTCCGCTGCTCGGAAGGTCCGGACGCGTTTGCTTCGATGAGCCAGTCCAAGCAGCGCCCAAGCCGCAACGTCCGCCAGCGGCGTGCCGGCCAGGTGTGAAGGTGTCACTACGAATAGGTCCAATAGCCCGTCCGCTAGGCTCGTATCCGGCATCGGCTTTCGCCACCCGGCGTAGCGGGGGCAGTTCACGGCCGCCACCAGCACAGCCTCGTCTTCGTACACACGCTTGCCTTCTGCGTCTATCACCACGCGCCATCGGTGCCGTCGGAACTGTTCGACCGATGCGGCCATTGCAAACGCCATGCGGCCCCACACCGGCTTCCACCCATCGGCGCGGGCGACCACGGCGGCATCCACCCCGAATCCCGCCGAGGCGACGAACAGCCGGTCGCCGCATTCGCCCAGGTCTATGGCCGTCGAGGCCTCGCCCATACAGATCCGCGCCGCGTCGGACGGATCGTGGACCGGGACGAACAACTCCCTCGCGAGCACGTTGCCTGTCCCGGCGGGGATTAGTCCCAGAGCAGCCTCGGAGCCGCGCAGCCCGTTTACAACGGAGTTGATCGTGCCGTCGCCCCCAACCGCCACCACGGTCTGATGGCGCCGAGCGAGCTCCCGAGCCTTGCTCTCGGCTTCCTCGGGGCTCTCGGTGACGACGACTTCCGCCTCCTGAAACAGCCGATGCACCGGGAGATACCGAGCGCGCCGTGCCGCGCGGTTCCAGATCACACCCACGCTCACGGGGGAAGTATAGCGCTCGCACAGAACGCAAAGGGCATGCGACGTATCGCTATCGCTCTTGCCTGTCTAGTCGTCGGGTTCGGGCTCGTCTGCCATGCGGACCTGCCGCCAGGCCTCGCACGGATCGCGCAGGAGGCGGGGCTGCGTCATGCCACCATCGCCATCTATGCGGCCTACGTGAGCGGCGGGCAGCCGTTGCTTGCACACAACCAGGAGCTGCTGCTCGTTCCGGCATCTGGCATGAAGCTGCTGACGACGTCCGCCGCGCTGGACCTGCTCGGGCCCGAATACCGCCACCGGACCGTGTTGCGTGCCGAGTGGGCCGATGGGAAGGGCACGCTGAGCGCGATCGGGGGCGGCGACCCGCTCCTCGACACAACGGACCTCGATGCGATGGTGACGCGGCTATGCGAGGCGGGGATGCCGGACGGGCTGGACGTCACGCTCGACCTCTCGCGCTACGGCGGCGAGACCTTCGCGCCTGGCTGGCAGCTCGACGACCTCGGATACTACTACTTGCCTACCCTTTCGGCGCTCGCGGTCGGGAAGAACGTGGTCGAGGTATTTGTCTCGCCCGGGGACCCGCCGCGAGCTACGGTCGTGCCGCAGTACGGAGAGGTGCGATTCGAGGGCGGCGCCGGACCACTGAGCGTCGTGCGCGAGCCCGGGCGGGATGTGTACGTGGTACGCGGGGCCGTGCCGGCAGGCCACGCGACGGACAAGCCCGTGCAGGCGCTCTCGATTGCCGACCCTACACCATGGGCTACACACTGGCTCCGGTCAGCCCTTGCCCGCGTGCCCGCCGGTAGTCCTAGGCAAGACGGTAAGGCCGAGGTGGTGCATGAGGGCAAGCCCCTCTTCGAGATCGTCCAAGCCATCAACAAGCCCAGCGACAACTTCTTGGCCGAGATGCTGTTTCTGGAACTCGGCTACGCGCGCACTGGGCTGGGCAGCTTTCGGAGCGGGACGGAAGCAGTGCTCGCCTTTGCCCGCAAGGCAGGTCTCGCTTCCGACGCCGTGCGTGTCGGGGACGGCTCCGGGCTCTCGAGGCTCAACCTTGTGACGGCCGGCAGTATGGTAGCGCTGCTCCGCTACGCACCCAGGCAACCTTGGGGCGATGCGTTTCGTGAGTCGATCCCGCTGGCGGGTAAGGAGGGCACGGTGGCCAAGCGACTGAGCGATCTCGTAGGGCGTGTGCGCGCCAAGACCGGGACCATGGGCGGTGCCTGCTCGCTCAGCGGGTACGTGTGGACGAAGTCGGGCCGGGTCGCTGCGTTCTGCATAATAGTCAACCACGGAGACACTGCCGCCGCTCGGCGGCTGCAGGACGAGACGGTGCGTTGGCTGTATCGCGATCAGGAGGCGAGAGAGTGGTTCAAACAGGTGACAGCGCGCCGGACTTCAAGCTCGACACCCAGCAAGGACCGGTGACTCTAAAGGACTTCGCTGGGTCGCCGCTGGTTCTCTACTTCTATCCCAAAGACGACACCTCGGGATGCACGCAAGAGGCGTGCGATTTCCGAGATGCGATGCCGGACTTCGAGCATCTGGGCGTGAAAGTCGTGGGGGTCAGCCCGGACAGCCTAGCTTCGCACGAGAAGTTCGCGAAGAAGCATGGGCTCAACTTCACTCTGGCTTCGGACCCCGACCACAAGGTAGCCGAGAGCTATGGCGTTTGGGTCGAAAAGAGCATGTACGGCAAGAAGTACATGGGCATCGAGCGCTCTACCTTCGTCATTGACGGCAAGGGAGTCGTGCGCGCGGCGTTCCACAAGGTGAAGGTTCCGGGTCACGTGCAAGAGGTGAAAGAAGCACTGGCGAACCTGTAGGTCGTGAGAGAGATACGGGCCATCGAGTGGCGAGGCGACGCCTTGGCCCTGCTGGACCAGCGGTTGCTCCCGCAGCGCGAGGAGTACGTGGTATGCACCGGCTGGCAGCAGGTGCACCAGGCGATCCGGGAGATGGTGGTGCGTGGAGCCCCGGCGATCGGCGTGGCGGGGGCGTACGCTGTCGTCCTGGCCGGCCGTGAGCACGTCGTCGGGTCTCACGAATGGGAACGGGCATGCGACCGCGTTGCAGCGGCGCGACCGACGGCTGTGAACCTACGCTGGGCGGTGGAACGTATGCGTACTGCCGCTTCCTCCGGTCTGGACCTCGTCGAGGCCGCCCACGCCATCCACCGGGAGGTCATCGAGGCGGACAAGGCTCTCTCGCGCTATGGAGCGAAGCTGCTGCCCGAGGGTGTGAAGGTGATCACCATCTGCAACACGGGTGCACTCGCGACCGGCGGATACGGCACGGCGCTGGGTGTGGTGCGTGCAGCTCATGCGGATGGTAAGAGGCCCTTCGTGTGGGTGCTGGAGACGCGTCCAAGACTACAGGGCATGCGGCTAACCGCGTGGGAGCTTCAGCACCTCGGAGTCTCCTTCCGCATTGTCACCGACGGGATGGCAGGCCTGCTGATGCGCCAAGGGCTCGTGGACCTCGCTCTGGTCGGCGCGGATCGGATCGCAAAGAACGGCGACAGCGCAAACAAGGTAGGC encodes:
- a CDS encoding phosphopentomutase, whose translation is MPIQRVILVVMDGCGVGAAPDYAQFGDFGVNRPDTIANTARMVGGLKLPYLQSLGLGHITQLYSPHKEVNPIGCYGKLQEISMGKDTVTGHWEMMGIHTKHPFPTYPEGFPADLVAAFEKAIGTRVLGNVAASGTEIIRQLGEEHVRTGRPILYTSADSVFQIAAHENAFGLERLYECCRIAREMLVEPHNVQRVIARPFVGTSAASFTRTGNRKDFPLPAPPNVIDALAEAGIKCHAIGVVGEVFAERGFSSSERSRNNHEHLEALLRALDGDARFIFANFEDFDMLYGHRNNVEGFARALIEFDGMLGDVMARLHPTDLLILTADHGNDPTTPSTDHSREYAPLLVYSPSLAMGCDLGTRGTFADVGATVAEAFGVSSPMGESFLERLGLRTTDTPLFFD
- the mtnA gene encoding S-methyl-5-thioribose-1-phosphate isomerase, translating into MREIRAIEWRGDALALLDQRLLPQREEYVVCTGWQQVHQAIREMVVRGAPAIGVAGAYAVVLAGREHVVGSHEWERACDRVAAARPTAVNLRWAVERMRTAASSGLDLVEAAHAIHREVIEADKALSRYGAKLLPEGVKVITICNTGALATGGYGTALGVVRAAHADGKRPFVWVLETRPRLQGMRLTAWELQHLGVSFRIVTDGMAGLLMRQGLVDLALVGADRIAKNGDSANKVGTYSLAVLCRAHSVPFYVAAPWSTFDPAVASGDAIPIEEREPEEITILAGQRLAPERVEVYNPAFDVTPAQMITGFITERGILSPPF
- the bcp gene encoding thioredoxin-dependent thiol peroxidase, encoding MVQTGDSAPDFKLDTQQGPVTLKDFAGSPLVLYFYPKDDTSGCTQEACDFRDAMPDFEHLGVKVVGVSPDSLASHEKFAKKHGLNFTLASDPDHKVAESYGVWVEKSMYGKKYMGIERSTFVIDGKGVVRAAFHKVKVPGHVQEVKEALANL
- the dacB gene encoding D-alanyl-D-alanine carboxypeptidase/D-alanyl-D-alanine-endopeptidase, with the protein product MRRIAIALACLVVGFGLVCHADLPPGLARIAQEAGLRHATIAIYAAYVSGGQPLLAHNQELLLVPASGMKLLTTSAALDLLGPEYRHRTVLRAEWADGKGTLSAIGGGDPLLDTTDLDAMVTRLCEAGMPDGLDVTLDLSRYGGETFAPGWQLDDLGYYYLPTLSALAVGKNVVEVFVSPGDPPRATVVPQYGEVRFEGGAGPLSVVREPGRDVYVVRGAVPAGHATDKPVQALSIADPTPWATHWLRSALARVPAGSPRQDGKAEVVHEGKPLFEIVQAINKPSDNFLAEMLFLELGYARTGLGSFRSGTEAVLAFARKAGLASDAVRVGDGSGLSRLNLVTAGSMVALLRYAPRQPWGDAFRESIPLAGKEGTVAKRLSDLVGRVRAKTGTMGGACSLSGYVWTKSGRVAAFCIIVNHGDTAAARRLQDETVRWLYRDQEAREWFKQVTARRTSSSTPSKDR